A genomic window from Exiguobacterium acetylicum DSM 20416 includes:
- a CDS encoding MGDG synthase family glycosyltransferase, translating to MQKIVIFPFLRMRSGHHLVAEAIAERLQGPDVEVKEVELLSTISPFAEWVTSKFYLNWIRHFSNGYSRFYHRHIAGRSSNARSTGWTSHYFQQQMLRIIRTEEPDVIICTHAFPSYLLNQLKERNLCDVPVINAYTDLFVSRVWGKTHIEYHLLPNREAKQELLTQHAVPEERLFVTGIPVHPAISGGSIIRSTQSRKQILVAGGNGGLGQLETLLKQIEHCAEADFYVLCGNNRSLYKRLSSQKQAHIHPLAYIDSRDEMNQLYERMDAIVTKPGGVTVSEAFEKRVPLFMQHVLPGQEEINRTYLLDKGLAFSFDQTDTLADVIRRTLENPDVMHQWQQAISQYQSEQVIADRRFFEKRIAGSLEGGQRQVNG from the coding sequence ATGCAAAAAATAGTGATCTTTCCTTTTTTAAGGATGCGATCCGGTCATCATCTCGTCGCGGAAGCCATCGCCGAACGATTGCAGGGACCAGACGTTGAAGTCAAGGAAGTAGAGTTACTCAGTACAATCAGCCCGTTTGCGGAATGGGTGACATCGAAGTTTTATCTGAACTGGATTCGCCATTTCTCTAACGGTTATAGTCGTTTTTATCATCGGCACATCGCCGGACGTTCGAGTAACGCGCGCTCGACAGGGTGGACGTCGCATTATTTCCAACAACAGATGTTACGGATCATTCGGACGGAAGAGCCGGATGTCATCATCTGTACACATGCGTTTCCGTCCTATCTGTTGAATCAATTGAAAGAACGAAACCTTTGTGACGTACCGGTCATCAATGCTTATACCGATCTATTCGTCAGTCGGGTTTGGGGAAAGACGCATATCGAGTATCATTTGTTGCCGAATCGTGAGGCAAAACAGGAGTTACTCACGCAACATGCCGTGCCGGAAGAGCGCTTATTTGTGACGGGAATCCCTGTCCATCCAGCAATCTCTGGCGGTTCGATCATTCGCTCGACGCAGTCCCGCAAACAAATTCTTGTTGCTGGAGGAAACGGTGGGCTCGGTCAACTGGAGACGTTGCTGAAGCAAATCGAGCACTGTGCGGAAGCGGATTTTTACGTCTTATGTGGCAATAATCGCTCGTTATACAAACGATTGTCGTCACAGAAACAAGCTCACATCCATCCACTTGCCTATATCGATTCACGTGATGAGATGAATCAGCTATATGAACGGATGGATGCAATCGTCACGAAGCCTGGTGGCGTAACGGTCAGTGAAGCATTCGAAAAACGGGTACCGCTTTTTATGCAGCATGTCCTACCAGGGCAAGAAGAAATCAATCGAACTTATTTATTAGATAAAGGACTTGCCTTTTCGTTCGATCAAACAGATACACTCGCTGACGTCATTCGTCGAACACTTGAGAATCCGGACGTCATGCACCAATGGCAGCAAGCGATCTCACAGTATCAAAGTGAGCAAGTGATTGCCGATCGACGTTTTTTTGAGAAACGGATTGCGGGTAGTCTTGAAGGTGGTCAGCGTCAAGTAAACGGATAA
- a CDS encoding M15 family metallopeptidase yields MQLEELLRRANQKLTVPGMHPTVVRIARDVIRELYPQGIKLGIAQSFRSIAEQNALYAKGRTTQGPIVTQARGGQSNHNFGVAIDVFHYENGALFLSPPDARLRRIVAAMKRRGMDWGGDWSRFPDYPHFELYDHVSLARHHVPKPGLYLRERIQAPELVRAIEKRLGLAVTGVFDARLTHAVRTFQQTCRLVVDGIVGPLTWHRLFPVSP; encoded by the coding sequence ATGCAATTAGAAGAGTTACTGCGACGGGCAAACCAAAAACTAACTGTCCCCGGCATGCACCCGACAGTCGTCCGAATCGCGCGTGACGTGATTCGTGAGCTCTATCCGCAAGGGATCAAGCTCGGTATAGCGCAAAGCTTTCGGAGCATAGCCGAACAGAACGCGTTATATGCGAAGGGACGGACGACACAAGGACCGATTGTCACACAGGCACGAGGGGGTCAATCAAACCATAACTTCGGTGTCGCAATCGACGTCTTCCATTACGAAAATGGCGCATTGTTCCTTTCTCCGCCAGACGCGCGACTCCGGCGGATCGTTGCAGCGATGAAACGACGCGGAATGGACTGGGGAGGCGATTGGTCTCGTTTTCCCGACTACCCACATTTTGAACTGTACGATCATGTTAGTCTTGCCCGCCATCATGTGCCAAAACCGGGACTCTATCTACGGGAACGAATCCAAGCACCGGAACTCGTTCGGGCAATTGAAAAACGATTAGGTCTAGCGGTAACCGGAGTGTTTGATGCCCGATTGACGCACGCCGTTCGAACGTTCCAACAGACGTGTCGTCTTGTCGTTGACGGAATTGTTGGTCCACTAACATGGCATCGTTTGTTTCCGGTGTCACCATGA
- a CDS encoding helix-turn-helix domain-containing protein → MQTPYLPIPHTLLRSGTAFASVHEKMIYLILESFSGQDGQAFPSYQTIADAVPCSKSTVKSCIQSLIASGRIEKVERFTKHGGQTSNAYRVLPRVDSTPPVSQETTAPEVFVASEEEVLKKTTLKKELVQQYETNLGKATPRIKQELLQLASEHPVERIQYAIEEAARANSRHFGYIEQVVKRLATGSATKRSKRITHRTRKGTSLFQLPNWVEQEKISQRAYEAKQQEQQVIPDDAEIAELLQALTREGA, encoded by the coding sequence ATGCAAACCCCTTATCTTCCGATTCCCCATACGCTCTTACGGAGCGGGACGGCATTCGCGTCCGTCCATGAAAAGATGATTTACCTGATCCTCGAGAGTTTCAGCGGTCAGGATGGTCAAGCGTTTCCGTCCTATCAGACGATTGCCGATGCTGTCCCGTGCAGCAAATCGACGGTCAAGTCGTGTATCCAGTCCTTGATTGCGAGCGGTCGGATTGAAAAGGTCGAACGCTTTACGAAACACGGAGGGCAGACATCAAATGCCTATCGTGTCCTGCCTCGTGTTGACAGTACACCCCCGGTAAGTCAGGAGACGACTGCCCCCGAGGTTTTTGTTGCCTCCGAAGAAGAGGTCTTGAAGAAAACGACTTTAAAAAAGGAACTGGTGCAGCAGTACGAGACGAATCTCGGCAAAGCGACACCCCGAATCAAGCAAGAATTGCTTCAGCTTGCGTCGGAGCACCCAGTCGAGCGGATTCAGTACGCAATCGAAGAAGCGGCACGGGCGAATAGTCGTCACTTCGGTTATATCGAACAAGTCGTCAAGCGCCTCGCGACCGGATCCGCGACTAAACGTTCCAAACGAATAACTCATCGAACGCGGAAAGGAACTTCATTATTTCAATTACCGAATTGGGTTGAACAAGAAAAAATATCACAACGCGCTTACGAGGCGAAACAACAAGAGCAGCAAGTCATTCCTGACGATGCCGAGATCGCTGAATTGTTACAAGCATTGACAAGGGAGGGAGCTTAA
- a CDS encoding phage holin — MIRFQAWIRLLIPLYVFLELLLPTLGFSALPVSSSDVERFVTGLIGLVGLFIAWWKNNDVTERALRRRQAQEQLENTSLTD, encoded by the coding sequence ATGATTCGTTTTCAAGCGTGGATTCGACTCTTGATTCCGCTCTACGTCTTTCTTGAGTTACTCTTACCGACGCTCGGATTTTCGGCATTACCGGTGTCGTCAAGTGACGTCGAGCGATTCGTGACGGGTTTGATTGGACTAGTCGGTCTTTTCATTGCTTGGTGGAAAAACAATGACGTGACCGAGCGTGCACTGAGACGAAGACAGGCACAGGAACAGCTGGAAAACACATCCTTGACCGATTAA
- a CDS encoding MerR family transcriptional regulator, whose product MYTISETSRLTDTSAHTIRYYEKEGLLFPKRQNGQRRYDDQDVTWLRFVLRLRETHMPIEQIRSYVTLFLAHGEQDTTRERLALLEAHHANVLAQLAALQETERMIAEKVDTYRRLHPTIPAPDVVQSSENASVN is encoded by the coding sequence ATGTATACGATTTCTGAAACCAGTCGATTGACCGATACGAGTGCCCATACGATTCGCTATTACGAGAAAGAAGGGCTACTGTTTCCGAAGCGCCAGAACGGTCAACGTCGATACGACGACCAAGATGTGACGTGGCTTCGGTTCGTCCTTCGCTTGCGCGAAACGCATATGCCGATCGAGCAGATCCGTTCGTATGTGACGCTGTTCCTTGCCCACGGCGAGCAGGATACGACACGGGAACGGCTCGCATTGCTTGAAGCACACCATGCGAACGTCTTGGCACAACTGGCAGCATTACAGGAAACGGAGCGAATGATCGCAGAAAAAGTCGACACCTATCGTCGCCTCCATCCTACGATTCCCGCTCCTGATGTTGTTCAATCCTCGGAAAACGCCTCCGTCAATTGA
- a CDS encoding polysaccharide deacetylase family protein has translation MRSRLVTAGVLATLAYTVVPYMASRVFGWRVTKSMDSRSVALTFDDGPDPVYTAELLDLLQQEGIQATFFVVGHKAEAHPDLIRRMHEEGHQLGIHNYVHRPNWSMRPSTVRQGIERTATVIERITGECPTVYRPPWGALNAGDVLCPPSYKMILWSKMAEDWKLEGGSAKIKRLLSNVSEGDIILLHDNGDTFGADAQAPVQTIAALKELLPEWKARGLQFRRIDQA, from the coding sequence ATGCGGTCACGCCTTGTCACAGCGGGAGTTCTCGCTACACTTGCCTATACGGTCGTTCCGTATATGGCCTCACGCGTCTTTGGATGGCGCGTCACGAAATCAATGGATTCACGATCCGTCGCCTTGACGTTCGATGATGGTCCAGATCCCGTCTATACAGCAGAATTACTGGACCTTTTACAACAAGAAGGGATTCAGGCGACGTTTTTCGTCGTGGGTCATAAAGCGGAGGCACATCCGGATCTCATTCGCCGGATGCACGAAGAAGGGCATCAACTCGGTATTCACAACTATGTCCATCGTCCAAACTGGTCGATGCGACCGTCGACGGTCCGTCAAGGAATCGAGCGGACGGCAACAGTCATTGAACGGATCACGGGCGAATGTCCGACGGTCTACCGTCCACCGTGGGGGGCGCTTAATGCTGGAGATGTCCTCTGTCCTCCTTCTTACAAAATGATTCTCTGGTCGAAGATGGCGGAGGACTGGAAGCTAGAGGGCGGGAGCGCAAAAATCAAACGACTGCTATCAAATGTGTCAGAAGGAGACATCATCTTGCTCCACGATAACGGGGATACGTTCGGGGCAGATGCACAAGCGCCCGTGCAGACGATTGCGGCGCTAAAAGAACTCTTGCCGGAGTGGAAAGCACGCGGCTTACAGTTTCGGCGGATCGATCAAGCGTAA
- a CDS encoding sensor domain-containing diguanylate cyclase yields MKWSTLQRYLFLALCALLFTSVWSYQAFLKIERENARILNEAIPISTEAAELFPALLNLELVVRSYILSPNEADLAQYERTIDRLNQTVKRLNQLDENHPIMRKLVRTEAIPRIETATRFYDAQLELARSGDQAAAEAKRYQGMQYIETFRPIDARLRTDVNRIIAEATNRSEQASSAAKWVIVVVASIAVIVLIAFIQTFRMERSKQALIHRSLHDALTGIPNRRAFDERLEQLLEEAKQHQTPLSLILIDVDAFKSYNDTYGHLKGDECLKEVARVLKRQARHGQVARYGGEEFTVLLSRGAEETRHIAERIRQDILDLNIVHERYEPLCRVSVSLGLTSLVPGAETTEKEVIDQADQALYRAKENGRNQIGDMAG; encoded by the coding sequence GTGAAATGGTCAACGTTGCAGCGGTATTTGTTTTTAGCACTTTGTGCGCTTTTGTTTACAAGCGTCTGGAGCTATCAAGCTTTCCTGAAAATCGAACGAGAAAATGCTCGTATCTTAAACGAGGCGATTCCCATCTCGACGGAAGCAGCAGAATTATTTCCAGCGTTATTGAACCTTGAACTCGTCGTCCGCAGTTATATCCTCTCACCGAACGAGGCGGATTTAGCCCAGTATGAACGGACGATTGATCGGCTTAATCAAACGGTCAAGCGACTCAATCAACTCGATGAGAATCATCCGATCATGCGAAAACTCGTCCGGACCGAGGCGATTCCCCGAATTGAGACGGCGACGCGTTTTTATGACGCGCAACTGGAACTCGCTCGAAGTGGAGATCAAGCAGCGGCTGAGGCAAAACGATATCAGGGGATGCAGTACATCGAGACGTTTCGTCCGATCGATGCTCGTCTACGAACGGACGTCAATCGCATCATTGCTGAAGCAACGAATCGTTCCGAACAAGCATCGAGTGCTGCGAAATGGGTCATCGTCGTTGTCGCAAGCATCGCGGTCATCGTCTTGATCGCCTTCATCCAGACGTTTCGGATGGAGCGCAGTAAACAAGCCTTGATTCATCGTTCTCTTCACGACGCCTTGACTGGTATCCCGAATCGACGGGCGTTCGATGAACGACTCGAGCAACTGCTTGAAGAAGCCAAACAACATCAGACACCACTCTCCCTGATTCTGATCGATGTTGATGCCTTTAAATCGTATAACGATACGTATGGTCATTTAAAAGGGGATGAATGTTTAAAAGAAGTCGCCCGCGTCTTAAAGCGTCAAGCGCGTCACGGACAAGTCGCACGGTACGGTGGGGAGGAATTCACAGTCTTGTTGTCGCGTGGAGCAGAAGAAACCCGGCACATTGCAGAACGAATCCGTCAGGACATTCTCGATTTGAATATCGTACATGAACGGTATGAACCACTTTGCCGGGTCAGTGTCAGTCTTGGCTTGACGTCGCTCGTACCCGGAGCAGAGACGACGGAAAAAGAGGTGATCGATCAAGCCGACCAAGCGTTGTATCGGGCGAAAGAGAATGGTCGGAACCAAATCGGTGACATGGCAGGCTGA
- a CDS encoding threonine aldolase family protein, producing MDLRSSYQETTKRLDGHGSRTVGVLQEALRTVSADQPSDIYGNGEFIKTFERKMADLLGHEDAVFFPSGTMAQQIALRIWSDEQGNRKVAYHPLCHLEIHEQDGLKKLHGIEPVLVGEADWLMTMDDIKALPDVSCLLLELPQRELGGLLPSREELEIICTYARKQNIRLHLDGARLLEVLPYYEAEAKDIAQLFDSVYISFYKGLGGVAGAILAGPETFCQEARIWKRRYGGDLISLYPYILSADYYYEQRKNRMAEYHAAAKALARRLNAIPGISTRPLEPVSNMFHLYFKAEKKVVEEKLIAIQLQGPVCIAGYLVEKDIGCATEINIGDSFLALTPDERKTVFRQLTEAFSED from the coding sequence ATGGATTTACGATCGAGTTACCAAGAAACGACGAAACGTTTAGATGGACATGGTAGTCGGACGGTTGGCGTGTTACAAGAAGCGCTGCGAACTGTCTCAGCTGATCAACCAAGTGACATCTATGGCAACGGCGAATTCATCAAGACGTTCGAGCGCAAGATGGCAGACTTACTTGGGCATGAGGATGCGGTCTTTTTCCCGAGTGGTACGATGGCGCAACAGATTGCGCTACGCATCTGGTCGGATGAACAGGGTAATCGCAAGGTCGCCTATCATCCGCTTTGTCATCTCGAAATCCATGAGCAGGACGGCTTAAAGAAATTGCACGGAATCGAACCAGTACTAGTCGGAGAAGCCGATTGGTTGATGACGATGGACGACATTAAAGCTTTGCCGGACGTCAGTTGTCTGTTACTCGAACTGCCACAACGCGAACTCGGTGGATTGCTTCCGTCACGTGAGGAACTTGAAATCATCTGCACGTATGCCCGTAAACAGAATATCCGACTTCACTTGGACGGTGCCCGTTTACTTGAGGTCTTACCGTATTATGAGGCAGAAGCAAAGGACATCGCGCAACTGTTTGATAGTGTCTATATCTCATTTTATAAAGGACTCGGCGGTGTTGCAGGAGCGATTTTAGCCGGACCAGAAACGTTTTGCCAAGAGGCGCGAATCTGGAAACGGCGCTATGGCGGTGATTTGATCAGTCTCTATCCGTATATCCTATCCGCCGACTATTATTATGAACAACGAAAAAACCGCATGGCGGAGTACCATGCAGCCGCAAAAGCACTAGCGAGAAGGTTGAATGCAATTCCAGGCATCTCGACTCGTCCCCTTGAGCCTGTCTCAAACATGTTTCATCTCTACTTCAAGGCAGAAAAAAAAGTCGTCGAAGAAAAATTGATTGCCATCCAGTTGCAAGGACCGGTTTGTATCGCCGGCTATCTAGTTGAGAAAGACATCGGCTGCGCAACAGAAATCAACATCGGCGATAGTTTTCTTGCGTTAACGCCTGACGAGCGGAAAACGGTCTTTCGTCAATTGACGGAGGCGTTTTCCGAGGATTGA
- a CDS encoding NUDIX hydrolase codes for MKTIRCHRAFGVYGLLMKDDALLVIDKNGGPYINRYDLPGGSLEEGETLATAMRREFTEETGLEVALERQIGVADFKLPWDWREFEEVHHIAVFYLVRQTGGTLCIPEQFVGQDSLGARWVKASDVSIDNASPLVLEAFRWIEEQQLDLEARHFSNWDVLK; via the coding sequence ATGAAGACGATTCGTTGTCACCGGGCATTCGGTGTCTATGGATTATTGATGAAGGATGATGCCTTACTCGTCATCGACAAGAATGGTGGACCGTATATCAATCGCTATGACTTACCAGGGGGGAGCCTCGAAGAAGGGGAGACGCTCGCTACGGCGATGCGCCGGGAATTCACGGAAGAGACAGGGCTCGAGGTGGCACTCGAACGGCAGATCGGCGTCGCGGACTTCAAGCTTCCGTGGGATTGGCGCGAGTTCGAAGAAGTCCATCACATCGCCGTCTTTTATCTCGTCCGACAGACGGGTGGAACGCTTTGTATCCCTGAACAATTCGTCGGACAAGACTCGCTCGGTGCGCGCTGGGTCAAGGCGAGTGACGTCTCGATCGATAACGCGTCACCGCTCGTACTCGAAGCGTTTCGCTGGATTGAGGAACAGCAACTCGATCTCGAGGCAAGGCACTTTTCAAATTGGGATGTCTTGAAATGA
- a CDS encoding DUF402 domain-containing protein produces MEPKHLTIEARKFDGRLHYSWDGDVLVQTEAYLLVANMPGRTLLHHCREAVYTYDNYSLEFYPLDADFTVGLDLERTGEVTYYCNICLPSVLQGTTLSFIDLDLDLVHREGVWTVVDEDEFLENQQLYDYPTDVIERARASLLNLQQRISQQSFRLTAFWIRSSRPSCR; encoded by the coding sequence TTGGAACCGAAACATCTAACGATTGAAGCGCGGAAGTTTGACGGACGTCTGCACTATTCGTGGGACGGAGACGTTCTTGTTCAGACGGAAGCGTATCTGCTCGTCGCGAATATGCCCGGACGGACACTTTTACATCATTGTCGCGAAGCGGTTTATACATATGACAATTATAGTCTGGAATTCTATCCGCTTGATGCTGATTTCACAGTCGGTCTCGATTTAGAGCGGACGGGAGAAGTGACGTATTACTGTAACATTTGCTTACCGTCGGTTCTTCAAGGAACTACCTTATCGTTCATCGATCTGGATCTCGATCTCGTCCATCGAGAGGGAGTGTGGACGGTCGTCGACGAGGACGAATTTTTAGAGAACCAACAATTGTACGACTATCCGACTGATGTGATTGAACGAGCTCGTGCATCGTTACTGAACCTACAACAGCGAATCTCGCAGCAGAGTTTCCGTTTGACGGCTTTTTGGATCCGTTCATCCCGACCGTCCTGCAGATGA
- a CDS encoding GGDEF domain-containing protein, producing the protein MFIAELLLNACIAFTGFYLIAKIIYSQRLASSSLKSLIVGLATGLLGVLLMFKGIAINESLRMDLRHLPLVLLAFYGVRSPLIIATLIIGCSRFYFGWTPQAVVAFLAVLGISTGMYFIHKRLLHRPFLQNLIMNVWALFMISIAVSINLGFSDAAFRLLASTWTIGLAVGLLSSLLTIDFQLLNEQVQRYKQSAELDHLTGLYNRRVWDERTAFLEEEGRVYNVLALDIDHFKHVNDTYGHANGDLVLQQFARILQEETRPHDITARIGGEEFMVLVYDLTPSKVAKVANRIRERIANTRFQLDGFPAISITASVGIAHGKHVAAQRMNILADEALYAAKEQGRNRVILYEVDAEAAITTQDREPVRS; encoded by the coding sequence ATGTTCATTGCCGAGTTGTTATTGAATGCTTGCATCGCCTTCACCGGCTTTTATTTAATCGCCAAAATCATTTATAGTCAACGTCTCGCGTCAAGTAGCTTGAAATCCCTCATTGTCGGTCTCGCCACCGGGCTGCTCGGGGTACTATTGATGTTTAAGGGGATCGCCATCAACGAGTCGTTACGGATGGACTTGCGACATTTACCGCTCGTCCTGCTCGCCTTTTATGGCGTCCGCTCGCCACTGATCATCGCGACGCTGATCATCGGTTGCTCCCGGTTCTACTTCGGTTGGACTCCACAAGCGGTCGTCGCTTTTCTCGCTGTCCTTGGCATCAGCACCGGGATGTACTTCATCCACAAGCGGTTGCTTCATCGACCATTCTTGCAAAATCTGATCATGAACGTCTGGGCGTTGTTCATGATTTCAATCGCCGTCTCAATCAATCTCGGTTTCAGTGACGCCGCCTTTCGCTTACTCGCTTCGACATGGACGATCGGACTCGCGGTTGGACTCTTATCGAGCTTATTGACGATTGATTTTCAGTTGCTTAACGAACAGGTGCAACGCTATAAACAATCCGCAGAACTCGATCACTTGACGGGTCTGTACAATCGACGTGTTTGGGATGAACGAACGGCATTTCTCGAAGAAGAAGGACGCGTCTACAATGTGCTCGCGCTCGACATCGACCACTTCAAGCACGTCAACGATACATACGGGCATGCGAATGGGGATCTCGTCTTACAACAGTTCGCACGGATCTTACAGGAAGAAACGCGTCCGCATGATATCACGGCACGCATCGGTGGAGAGGAATTCATGGTACTCGTCTATGATTTGACGCCTTCGAAAGTCGCGAAGGTCGCCAACCGAATCCGGGAGCGGATCGCGAACACGCGCTTTCAGCTCGACGGCTTTCCCGCCATCTCCATCACGGCGTCCGTCGGTATCGCCCATGGGAAACACGTCGCCGCCCAGCGGATGAATATCCTTGCCGATGAAGCGTTATATGCCGCCAAGGAGCAAGGGCGGAACCGTGTCATTCTGTACGAGGTCGATGCCGAGGCAGCGATAACGACGCAAGACCGCGAACCGGTCCGTTCTTAA
- a CDS encoding SDR family NAD(P)-dependent oxidoreductase, protein MKYTVITGASSGIGYETAKLLAGKGKSLVLVARRTSELEKLRDEVKQISPDSDVILKSVDLSDNQNVHDLYEGLKELEIETWINNAGFGDFDLVQDIDLGKIEKMLRLNIEALTILSSLFVRDHHDVEGTTLVNISSAGGYRIVPNAVTYCATKFYVSAYTEGLAQELQKGGAKLRAKVLAPAATETEFADRSRGEAGFDYSKNVKKYHTAAEMAGFLHQLIESDAIVGIVDGETYEFELRGPLFNYAG, encoded by the coding sequence ATGAAGTACACGGTCATTACAGGAGCAAGTTCAGGAATTGGATATGAGACAGCAAAACTACTCGCAGGAAAAGGAAAATCACTCGTTCTCGTCGCACGGCGGACGTCTGAGCTCGAAAAACTTCGGGATGAAGTCAAACAAATCTCACCAGACAGTGATGTCATCCTCAAGTCGGTCGATCTTTCGGATAACCAAAACGTCCATGATCTGTACGAAGGCTTAAAAGAACTCGAAATTGAAACATGGATCAATAATGCCGGGTTCGGTGATTTTGATCTCGTCCAAGACATCGACCTAGGAAAAATCGAAAAGATGCTCCGCTTGAACATCGAGGCGTTGACGATTTTATCGAGTCTGTTCGTTCGCGATCATCATGACGTCGAAGGAACAACACTTGTCAATATCTCATCAGCCGGCGGTTACCGGATCGTGCCGAACGCGGTCACGTATTGTGCGACGAAGTTCTATGTCAGTGCCTATACAGAAGGGCTCGCGCAAGAACTGCAAAAAGGTGGCGCAAAACTTCGGGCGAAAGTGCTTGCACCAGCTGCGACAGAGACGGAATTCGCGGATCGTTCACGCGGGGAAGCAGGGTTCGACTACAGCAAGAACGTCAAGAAATACCATACAGCGGCTGAGATGGCAGGCTTCCTGCATCAGTTGATCGAAAGTGACGCGATCGTCGGCATCGTCGACGGTGAGACGTATGAGTTCGAATTGCGTGGTCCGTTGTTCAACTACGCAGGATAA
- a CDS encoding DinB family protein, producing MNELFTFYLHELDHYRPDELIHHIDHDTWSISQMYDHLIVVSHEYLDEVEACQFAPVTESGKSPFGERLFTAGAFPATPIRLPDTMNAPPDETDQIERLRTRWRQLSDRHAALATIAQSTASDQKTRHGGMGWLNAAEWYALVSYHLAHHQHQKRRLDAALANRT from the coding sequence ATGAACGAGCTATTTACATTTTACTTACACGAACTGGATCACTATCGTCCCGATGAATTAATCCATCACATCGATCATGACACATGGTCGATCAGTCAGATGTATGATCACCTGATTGTCGTCAGTCATGAATATTTAGATGAAGTCGAGGCATGTCAGTTCGCACCAGTAACAGAATCCGGGAAGTCTCCGTTCGGTGAACGATTATTTACTGCCGGCGCGTTTCCGGCGACTCCAATCCGATTACCGGATACGATGAATGCACCACCTGACGAGACGGATCAAATCGAGCGACTACGGACGCGCTGGCGACAGCTGAGCGATCGTCACGCCGCGCTTGCAACGATCGCTCAGTCGACAGCATCTGACCAAAAGACGCGTCACGGTGGAATGGGCTGGTTGAACGCAGCAGAGTGGTATGCTCTCGTTTCGTACCATCTCGCACATCATCAGCATCAAAAACGACGACTCGATGCTGCATTAGCGAATCGAACATGA